The following proteins are co-located in the Trichormus variabilis 0441 genome:
- a CDS encoding LysR family transcriptional regulator: MNSYLDLIHRDSLLNSLSLEHLRIFEAIARHKSFTRAAEELFTTQPSVSRHIKQLTETIGLPLFKYVDNCIQLTPTGEELLVIYQEIFQYLENFDTKLVDLKDSNQGCLKVSAVTTSKYVITNLLQPFCKLYPDIRIALEFTNHEVILTRIQENADDFYILGYPPKKEDIEIKPFLDNPLVVVAPSNHPFVKQSSISLERLAKEQLIMRERGSETRMAVEMLFAERGIRMPVKLEVSSNNATKQAVIEGLGLAVLSIHTLYPELQRNQLSILNVKGFPILQQWQIAYPKKKWLSPIVSTFLEYLLTEGVRTKSENF; the protein is encoded by the coding sequence ATGAACAGTTACCTAGATTTAATCCACAGAGATAGTCTTTTAAATTCCTTAAGCCTAGAGCATCTGAGAATTTTTGAGGCGATCGCGCGACATAAAAGTTTCACCCGTGCAGCCGAAGAATTGTTCACTACCCAGCCTTCTGTCTCACGTCATATTAAACAATTAACGGAAACAATTGGTTTGCCTCTATTTAAATATGTAGATAACTGCATTCAACTGACACCAACAGGGGAAGAATTATTAGTTATTTACCAGGAAATATTTCAGTATTTAGAAAATTTTGATACAAAATTAGTTGATTTGAAAGATAGCAATCAAGGCTGTTTAAAAGTCTCGGCTGTAACGACCAGCAAGTATGTTATTACTAATTTGTTGCAACCATTTTGCAAACTTTATCCTGATATTAGAATTGCCCTTGAGTTTACAAATCATGAAGTCATCTTAACCAGAATACAAGAAAATGCAGATGACTTTTATATCCTGGGGTATCCACCAAAAAAAGAAGATATTGAAATCAAGCCATTTCTGGATAATCCTTTAGTGGTAGTTGCTCCATCAAATCATCCTTTTGTTAAGCAATCATCTATTTCTTTGGAACGTTTAGCTAAAGAACAATTAATCATGCGAGAAAGAGGCTCGGAAACTCGTATGGCTGTAGAAATGTTATTTGCTGAACGGGGAATCAGAATGCCGGTTAAATTAGAGGTAAGTAGTAATAATGCAACTAAACAAGCAGTAATTGAAGGTTTAGGTCTAGCAGTTTTATCAATACATACCTTATATCCTGAATTACAACGAAATCAGCTATCAATCTTAAATGTAAAGGGGTTTCCTATTCTTCAACAATGGCAAATAGCTTACCCGAAGAAAAAATGGCTATCTCCTATTGTGAGTACTTTTTTAGAGTACTTACTAACAGAAGGAGTCAGAACTAAAAGTGAGAATTTTTGA
- a CDS encoding DUF305 domain-containing protein: MQRLYVKNRFLAFSFVVMTSLSGGVLSACSTTSQAQNETPKATVTDANNQQQHHDHSMDMDLGPADADYELRFIDAMIMHHQGAVDMAKEAQQKSKRTEIKQLGTDIIKAQNQEIAQMKQWRTAWYPKAGDQPMAYDAKMGHMMAMSPQQQQAMMMSMNLGTADAEFDLRFINAMIPHHEGAVVMAQDALQKSQRSEIKKLAQAIIKAQKGEIQQMEQWRKAWYNQ, translated from the coding sequence ATGCAACGCCTGTATGTAAAAAATCGCTTTTTGGCGTTTAGCTTTGTAGTGATGACATCCCTAAGCGGTGGAGTGTTGAGCGCTTGTTCTACAACGTCTCAAGCCCAAAATGAAACCCCTAAAGCCACTGTAACTGATGCTAATAACCAGCAACAGCATCATGATCACAGCATGGACATGGATTTAGGCCCAGCAGATGCTGACTATGAATTACGATTCATCGATGCCATGATTATGCACCATCAAGGAGCAGTGGACATGGCGAAGGAAGCGCAACAGAAGTCCAAAAGAACGGAAATCAAGCAACTAGGAACTGATATTATCAAAGCCCAAAACCAAGAAATTGCTCAAATGAAGCAGTGGCGAACAGCTTGGTATCCCAAAGCTGGGGATCAGCCAATGGCTTATGATGCCAAAATGGGTCACATGATGGCGATGTCACCTCAGCAACAGCAAGCCATGATGATGAGTATGAATTTAGGTACAGCAGATGCCGAATTTGATTTACGGTTTATCAATGCCATGATTCCCCATCATGAAGGTGCTGTAGTCATGGCACAAGATGCTTTACAGAAATCGCAGCGATCAGAAATTAAGAAGTTAGCTCAAGCAATTATCAAAGCGCAAAAAGGGGAGATTCAGCAAATGGAACAGTGGCGTAAAGCTTGGTATAACCAGTAA